One genomic window of Gemmatimonadota bacterium includes the following:
- the serC gene encoding 3-phosphoserine/phosphohydroxythreonine transaminase, which yields MTERIHNFGAGPGVLPESVLRQAQQDIWNIGGSGMGVAEHSHRGKLFEKIITDAEEEARQLAGIPDHYKVIFMQGGASQQFAMVPMNLLPAGETADYLVTGVWSEKAVQEAAKFGATHVAVSAAGSKFTRIPDVAEIAYSSAPAYVHITTNNTIYGTQWSELPPVPEGVPLIADTSSDMFSRPLDVSKYGLIYAGAQKNLGPSGVVMAIIRDDLADRAPASLPTMLQYRTYVKERSLYNTPPTFAIYMVGLVLKWIRETGGLGAMAERNAEKAALLYDFLDQSMMFRTPVHADSRSHMNVVFRSASDELDSKFLAEAGKRGMEGLKGHRSAGGIRASIYNACPRDSVVALVDFMKEFELANR from the coding sequence ATGACAGAGCGGATCCACAACTTCGGTGCCGGACCAGGCGTCCTTCCGGAGTCGGTGCTGCGGCAGGCACAGCAGGACATCTGGAACATCGGCGGCAGCGGGATGGGGGTGGCGGAGCACAGCCACCGGGGCAAGTTATTCGAGAAGATCATCACGGACGCCGAGGAGGAAGCGCGGCAACTGGCGGGGATTCCCGACCACTACAAGGTGATCTTCATGCAGGGCGGCGCCTCGCAGCAGTTTGCCATGGTGCCGATGAACCTGCTCCCCGCCGGCGAGACCGCCGACTACCTCGTCACCGGGGTCTGGTCGGAGAAGGCGGTCCAGGAAGCGGCGAAGTTCGGCGCGACCCATGTGGCGGTGTCGGCGGCCGGGTCGAAGTTCACCCGGATCCCCGACGTGGCGGAGATCGCCTACTCGTCCGCGCCGGCGTACGTCCACATCACCACGAACAACACCATCTATGGCACGCAGTGGAGCGAGCTGCCGCCGGTGCCGGAAGGCGTGCCGCTGATCGCCGACACCTCGAGCGACATGTTCAGCCGCCCGCTCGACGTCAGCAAGTACGGCCTCATCTATGCCGGTGCCCAGAAGAATCTCGGCCCGTCCGGCGTCGTGATGGCGATCATCCGCGACGACCTCGCGGACCGTGCCCCGGCCTCGCTCCCGACGATGCTGCAGTACCGCACGTACGTGAAGGAGCGGTCGCTCTACAACACCCCGCCGACCTTCGCGATCTACATGGTCGGGTTGGTGCTGAAGTGGATCCGGGAAACCGGCGGCCTCGGCGCGATGGCGGAACGCAATGCCGAGAAGGCCGCGCTGCTCTATGACTTCCTGGACCAGAGCATGATGTTCCGGACGCCCGTGCACGCCGACAGCCGCTCGCACATGAACGTGGTCTTCCGCTCTGCCAGCGATGAGCTCGACAGCAAGTTCCTGGCTGAGGCAGGGAAGCGCGGCATGGAAGGACTGAAGGGCCACCGTTCGGCCGGCGGCATCCGTGCGAGCATCTACAACGCCTGCCCGCGCGACAGCGTGGTGGCGCTGGTGGACTTCATGAAGGAGTTCGAACTGGCCAACCGCTGA
- a CDS encoding metallophosphoesterase has protein sequence MERRPFVRLAGLSALTGLFGARQTAWASTPALAAPRPAPGSWSFVLLPDTQCYSESYPDVFMAQTEWIARQRQARNIQFVLHLGDITNNNVHPEWINARRAMDVLRQAGIPHLLVPGNHDMGTWGNADSRESFFSDYFIQRNARVGGESENAFLRVTVGEAKFLIVGLEFGPRDKVVDWANEIVAKYPDHHAILVTHAYMYSDDQRFHWTGPGKAQSWNPNAYPVGTNPALAAEGVNDGEALWQKLVSRHRQFLFTFNGHVLNDGIGTLESKAPLGHSVHQMLVNYQCGVTPDRKKGGGGFLRLVEVQADGRTVNISDYSPYYDQWLTEPDRKFTIAVDRDLNKPFAP, from the coding sequence ATGGAACGACGCCCTTTCGTGCGGTTGGCAGGACTCTCGGCACTCACCGGCCTCTTCGGCGCCCGCCAGACCGCCTGGGCCAGCACCCCTGCCCTCGCAGCGCCTCGCCCTGCGCCCGGCAGCTGGAGCTTCGTCCTCCTCCCCGACACGCAGTGCTACAGCGAATCCTACCCTGATGTCTTCATGGCGCAGACGGAGTGGATCGCGCGGCAGCGCCAGGCGCGCAACATCCAGTTTGTCCTCCACCTCGGCGACATCACCAACAACAACGTCCACCCCGAGTGGATCAATGCGCGTCGCGCGATGGACGTGCTGCGCCAGGCGGGGATCCCGCACCTGCTGGTGCCCGGCAATCACGACATGGGCACCTGGGGGAACGCCGACTCGCGCGAGTCCTTCTTCAGCGACTACTTCATCCAGCGGAATGCGCGGGTTGGCGGTGAATCGGAGAACGCCTTTCTCCGGGTCACCGTCGGCGAGGCGAAGTTCCTGATTGTCGGCCTCGAGTTCGGCCCGCGCGACAAGGTGGTCGACTGGGCCAACGAGATCGTCGCCAAGTATCCCGACCACCACGCGATCCTGGTGACCCACGCCTACATGTACTCCGACGACCAGCGCTTCCATTGGACCGGCCCCGGCAAGGCGCAGAGCTGGAATCCCAACGCCTACCCCGTCGGCACCAACCCGGCGCTCGCGGCCGAAGGCGTGAACGATGGCGAGGCGCTCTGGCAGAAGTTGGTGAGCCGACACAGACAGTTCCTCTTCACCTTCAACGGCCACGTCCTCAACGACGGCATCGGCACCCTCGAGAGCAAGGCGCCGTTGGGCCACTCGGTGCACCAGATGCTCGTCAACTACCAGTGCGGTGTGACCCCCGACCGGAAGAAGGGTGGCGGCGGCTTCCTCCGGCTGGTCGAGGTCCAGGCCGACGGTCGCACGGTGAACATCAGCGACTACTCGCCCTACTATGACCAGTGGTTGACGGAACCGGATCGGAAGTTCACCATTGCGGTCGACCGCGACCTCAACAAGCCGTTCGCACCATGA
- a CDS encoding YaeQ family protein has protein sequence MALTATIYNLDIQLADVDRNVYEELALRVACHPSESPEYLIARVLAYCLEYTEGIAFGRGISEPDDPPIAVRDLTGSLLAWIEIGSPDAARLHKASKAAPRVAVYTHKEPRTLLRQLEGEKIYRAEALELYAFDRALIDGLVELLDRRTKLALSISDREIYATVGDVTVSGAVERHALIP, from the coding sequence GTGGCGCTGACCGCGACGATCTACAATCTCGACATCCAGCTGGCCGACGTCGACCGCAACGTCTACGAAGAGCTGGCCCTCCGGGTCGCCTGCCACCCGTCGGAGTCGCCGGAGTACCTGATTGCCCGGGTGCTGGCGTACTGCCTCGAGTACACCGAGGGGATCGCGTTCGGTCGTGGGATCTCCGAGCCGGATGATCCACCGATCGCTGTCCGCGATCTGACCGGCAGCCTGCTCGCCTGGATCGAGATCGGCTCGCCCGATGCCGCACGGCTCCACAAGGCGAGCAAGGCGGCACCGCGAGTGGCGGTGTACACGCACAAGGAGCCTCGCACGCTGCTGCGACAACTCGAGGGCGAGAAGATCTACCGTGCCGAGGCGCTCGAGCTGTACGCGTTCGACCGGGCACTCATCGATGGCCTCGTGGAACTGCTCGACCGGCGCACCAAGCTGGCGCTCTCCATCTCCGATCGGGAGATCTACGCGACGGTCGGTGACGTCACCGTCTCCGGCGCGGTGGAGCGGCACGCCCTCATCCCCTAG
- a CDS encoding multicopper oxidase domain-containing protein: protein MLLTAPALIGIALQAQLIATLPRTPLPKPAPGVAHAGVHQNTAAAGRLVGTTLTLAVDIVESGWKPEGADDPEVPILAFAEHGKQATVPGPLVRVPLGTTIALTLRNTTDSALVIGGFRSSLAAERDTIQLPKGATRVIRFRANAAGTFAYWGAFLGTDPMDRLWKDSQLNGAIVVDAPGASTRDHILVLSEWFHPYEENRPFEVVSVINGKGWPYTETINLTQNDSTRFRVVNMTALYHPLHLHGFYYRIESHGTGRKDVAVPMALRHLSNTDLIAPGNTVTFSFLPSTPGNWLFHCHFSFHVDETVTLSGSPKDSAEAAAMAAMPSGPHTMASTEGHSMRGLAIGIKVAPAPSYVPTSTANARDMRLFIQKKPNALMTGAPAYGFVLQSGPKEPAKDSVNLPGPVLELVRGKPVRILMKNNLDEPSSVHWHGLEIESFPDGVPHWSGLGDKVYSQIAAHDSFVAEFTPPRSGTYPYHSHFNDRHQMLAGMYGALIVTDGPRDLTHDHLIVAGGGGPELERKAESFYALVNGRRFPRPLRLTVGETHRLRIVSVHPDWRIAFTLQNDSSLARWRPIAKDGADLPAAMRMSRAAHVEMGPGQTADFTFTPTRPGTWRMEIRSVETGWFIPLEVIVAPKGPKR from the coding sequence ATGCTGCTCACCGCTCCCGCCCTGATCGGCATCGCACTGCAAGCGCAGTTGATTGCCACCCTGCCCCGCACGCCGCTGCCCAAGCCGGCTCCGGGGGTGGCCCACGCCGGGGTGCACCAGAACACCGCCGCCGCGGGGCGACTCGTGGGGACGACGCTGACCCTCGCGGTCGACATCGTGGAAAGCGGGTGGAAGCCGGAAGGGGCAGACGACCCCGAAGTGCCGATCCTCGCCTTCGCCGAGCATGGCAAGCAGGCGACCGTCCCGGGCCCACTTGTCCGCGTGCCGCTCGGGACGACCATCGCCCTGACGCTTCGCAACACGACCGACTCTGCGCTGGTCATTGGCGGGTTCCGCTCATCGCTCGCCGCGGAGCGCGACACGATCCAGCTCCCGAAAGGGGCCACGCGGGTCATCCGCTTCCGGGCGAACGCCGCCGGCACCTTTGCCTACTGGGGAGCCTTCCTCGGCACCGACCCGATGGATCGCCTCTGGAAAGACAGCCAGCTCAACGGGGCGATTGTCGTCGATGCCCCTGGGGCCTCCACGCGCGACCACATCCTCGTGCTGAGCGAGTGGTTCCATCCGTACGAGGAGAACCGCCCCTTCGAGGTCGTCTCCGTGATCAATGGCAAGGGGTGGCCGTACACCGAGACCATCAACCTGACGCAGAACGACTCGACCCGCTTTCGCGTCGTGAACATGACGGCGCTCTACCACCCGCTCCATCTGCACGGCTTCTACTACCGGATTGAATCGCACGGCACGGGGCGAAAGGATGTCGCCGTGCCGATGGCGCTGCGCCACCTCTCAAACACCGACCTGATCGCGCCGGGCAATACCGTCACCTTCTCCTTCCTCCCCTCGACGCCCGGCAACTGGCTCTTCCACTGTCACTTCTCCTTCCATGTGGACGAGACGGTCACGCTGAGTGGCTCGCCGAAGGATTCGGCGGAGGCGGCGGCCATGGCGGCGATGCCGAGCGGACCGCACACGATGGCGAGCACAGAGGGCCACTCGATGCGAGGCCTCGCGATCGGGATCAAGGTGGCGCCGGCGCCGAGTTATGTGCCGACCTCGACGGCCAACGCGCGCGACATGCGGCTCTTCATCCAGAAGAAACCGAACGCCCTGATGACGGGGGCACCAGCCTACGGCTTCGTGCTGCAATCGGGCCCGAAGGAACCGGCCAAGGACTCGGTGAACCTTCCCGGCCCGGTACTCGAGCTGGTGCGTGGCAAGCCGGTCCGCATCCTCATGAAGAACAACCTCGACGAACCGTCGTCGGTGCACTGGCACGGACTCGAAATCGAGAGCTTCCCGGATGGTGTCCCGCACTGGAGTGGGCTGGGCGACAAGGTCTATTCGCAGATTGCTGCGCACGATTCCTTCGTGGCGGAGTTCACGCCACCCCGGTCGGGGACGTACCCGTACCACTCGCACTTCAATGACCGGCACCAGATGCTCGCCGGGATGTACGGTGCGCTGATCGTGACCGATGGCCCGCGTGACTTGACGCACGACCACCTGATCGTCGCCGGTGGTGGTGGCCCCGAACTGGAGCGGAAGGCCGAGAGTTTCTATGCGCTGGTCAATGGGCGGCGGTTCCCTCGGCCACTGCGCCTGACCGTCGGCGAGACGCACCGCCTTCGCATCGTCTCGGTCCACCCGGACTGGCGGATCGCCTTCACCCTCCAGAACGATTCGTCGCTCGCACGTTGGCGGCCGATCGCCAAGGACGGCGCCGATCTGCCGGCCGCGATGCGGATGTCCCGTGCCGCACATGTCGAGATGGGGCCCGGCCAGACGGCCGACTTCACCTTCACCCCCACCCGCCCCGGCACCTGGCGGATGGAGATCCGGTCGGTCGAGACCGGGTGGTTCATCCCGCTTGAGGTGATCGTCGCGCCGAAGGGGCCGAAGCGGTAA
- a CDS encoding DUF4331 family protein has product MNTPSRTVRLGLAAVLGVVALTGAWQLVQASDHQDTADVELNPTQDLTDFYAFPTTAGRIALVLNSHPFITPAEAASSSFDPNLLYQIKIDNTGDALEDLVLQVTFTGTGANQKVFVRGPFAPTVRGAMQNVVSSMEPAVTGTINTTLGSTSGMQVYAGVRDEPFFIDLEQFFRILPDRRPGTGPLSTPSTATATAFRPVGQAVNVLLGANVASLVIELPTAQLTAGGNAKIGLWGTISR; this is encoded by the coding sequence ATGAACACCCCCTCCCGAACCGTGCGGCTCGGTCTCGCCGCCGTCCTCGGCGTCGTGGCCCTGACCGGCGCTTGGCAACTCGTCCAGGCCTCCGACCACCAGGACACCGCCGACGTCGAGCTCAACCCGACACAGGACCTGACCGACTTCTACGCCTTCCCGACCACCGCCGGTCGGATCGCGCTGGTGCTGAACTCGCACCCGTTCATCACCCCCGCCGAGGCGGCGTCATCGTCGTTCGATCCGAACCTCCTCTACCAGATCAAGATCGACAACACTGGGGACGCCCTCGAGGACCTCGTGCTGCAGGTGACCTTCACCGGCACCGGCGCCAACCAGAAGGTCTTCGTCCGCGGCCCGTTCGCACCCACGGTCCGTGGGGCGATGCAGAACGTCGTCTCGTCCATGGAGCCGGCGGTGACCGGCACGATCAACACGACCTTGGGATCGACCAGCGGCATGCAGGTCTACGCCGGCGTTCGTGACGAGCCGTTCTTCATCGACCTTGAGCAGTTCTTCCGGATCCTCCCGGATCGCCGCCCCGGGACCGGCCCGCTCTCCACGCCGTCGACTGCCACGGCCACGGCGTTTCGTCCCGTGGGACAGGCCGTCAACGTGCTGCTTGGCGCCAATGTCGCCTCCCTGGTGATCGAGTTGCCGACGGCGCAGCTCACCGCCGGTGGCAACGCCAAGATCGGCCTCTGGGGCACGATCTCCCGATGA
- a CDS encoding DUF4331 family protein: protein MTRLAVSPLLLVAVLVGAGCSSDSTTMPTDNGTRMYNQVQRLGNPLVSEVFLAKRSHALHGSTGPAVDPTTIRAEFVNFIATVAGRNATVQNTLATVLLPDMLIVQTDKPIASAGWLSWALADGYGGRKLSDDVVDAGLSAIFGTLLDPSNVSPGLASDNVPNDSNFLTTFPYLAVKN, encoded by the coding sequence ATGACCCGTCTTGCCGTCTCACCGCTTCTGCTCGTCGCCGTGCTCGTCGGCGCCGGCTGCAGCAGCGACAGCACCACCATGCCGACCGACAACGGCACCCGGATGTACAACCAGGTGCAGCGCCTCGGCAATCCGCTGGTGAGCGAGGTCTTCCTCGCCAAGCGCAGCCACGCCCTGCATGGCAGCACCGGGCCGGCCGTCGACCCGACCACCATCCGCGCCGAGTTCGTGAACTTCATCGCGACCGTGGCCGGCCGCAACGCGACGGTGCAGAACACGCTGGCGACCGTGCTGTTGCCCGACATGCTGATCGTGCAGACCGACAAGCCGATCGCCAGCGCCGGGTGGCTCAGCTGGGCCCTCGCGGATGGCTACGGCGGACGCAAGTTGAGCGATGACGTCGTCGATGCCGGACTGAGCGCCATCTTCGGCACGCTGCTCGACCCGAGCAACGTCTCGCCTGGGCTGGCGTCCGACAACGTACCCAACGACTCGAACTTCCTGACCACGTTCCCGTACCTCGCGGTGAAGAACTAA
- a CDS encoding HupE/UreJ family protein has translation MIADFIMVGVRHLLSFEALDHLLFLAALAASYRLRDWRHGLAVVSAFTVGHSITLALVALGLLAVPSALVEFLIPCTIVVAAIENLWSRGTRPAGWQRPALAGLFGLVHGAGFATTLGQLFDGGIALPLLGFNIGIELGQAVILATIVSVLTMADWAIGTVLASGRDDATRWRLRPDFRGRGWGRVGGRGGSAPVVMAPRVMAVLAAVGLLAGAEWHPVHAARIDILGIGHDVRATVLVYETDFPAGNRPEAIAAYLSRTLVLRDAADRVINLAPSQISSEGDRLRIALRGKAIEGLRNGRIAATLLHERFDDQVNVVEARIDGRRRTLVFLPGEASQGLP, from the coding sequence ATGATCGCCGACTTCATCATGGTCGGCGTCCGCCACCTCCTCTCGTTCGAAGCGCTCGATCACCTCCTCTTCCTCGCGGCCCTCGCCGCCAGTTACCGCCTGCGCGATTGGCGGCACGGCCTCGCGGTGGTGAGCGCCTTTACGGTCGGGCACAGCATCACCCTCGCGCTCGTGGCGCTGGGCCTCCTCGCGGTGCCGAGCGCACTGGTCGAGTTCTTGATCCCGTGCACGATCGTGGTGGCCGCGATCGAGAACCTCTGGAGCCGCGGCACCCGCCCGGCGGGATGGCAACGCCCCGCCCTCGCGGGGCTCTTCGGCCTGGTGCACGGCGCCGGCTTTGCGACCACGCTCGGACAGCTCTTTGATGGCGGGATCGCCCTGCCACTGCTCGGCTTCAATATCGGGATCGAGCTGGGGCAGGCCGTCATCCTCGCCACGATCGTCTCGGTGCTGACAATGGCCGATTGGGCGATCGGAACCGTCCTTGCCTCCGGCCGAGACGACGCCACGCGGTGGCGCTTGCGGCCTGACTTCCGTGGCCGTGGGTGGGGCCGCGTTGGTGGTCGCGGCGGGTCGGCTCCCGTGGTGATGGCCCCGCGGGTCATGGCGGTCCTCGCGGCAGTGGGACTGCTCGCCGGCGCCGAGTGGCATCCAGTGCATGCGGCACGTATCGACATCCTGGGCATCGGCCACGACGTGCGGGCGACGGTGCTCGTGTACGAGACGGACTTCCCCGCAGGGAACCGACCCGAGGCGATTGCCGCATACTTGTCGCGCACGCTCGTGCTTCGGGACGCCGCCGACCGAGTCATCAACCTGGCCCCGTCCCAGATCAGCAGCGAGGGCGATCGGCTCCGCATCGCGCTCCGCGGGAAGGCAATCGAAGGCCTCCGGAACGGGCGGATCGCGGCGACGCTCCTGCATGAGCGGTTTGATGATCAGGTCAACGTCGTGGAGGCACGGATCGACGGCCGCCGTCGCACCCTGGTCTTCCTCCCGGGCGAGGCATCGCAGGGTCTCCCGTGA
- a CDS encoding sigma-70 family RNA polymerase sigma factor codes for MRSGDATAMSALYDRYAPGLLGLALRITREQVDAEEVVVDTFAQAWREAARFEGERGSVAAWLVTIARSRALDLLRARSRRGKLADAAEAETSAPPAMGSGFASPIAGVLADERSRRIQDALLVLPDAQRTAIELAYFEGLSQTEIAERLNEPLGTVKTRLRLGLRKMRDLVAALGPGGHT; via the coding sequence ATGAGAAGCGGGGACGCGACCGCCATGTCCGCGCTCTACGATCGCTACGCTCCGGGCCTGCTCGGTCTGGCGCTTCGCATCACGCGGGAGCAAGTCGATGCCGAAGAGGTGGTGGTGGATACCTTTGCGCAGGCGTGGCGCGAGGCCGCCCGGTTCGAGGGGGAGCGGGGGTCCGTCGCTGCCTGGTTGGTGACCATCGCCAGGAGTCGGGCTCTGGACCTGTTGCGGGCCCGGTCGCGTCGGGGGAAGCTGGCCGATGCCGCGGAGGCCGAGACGTCCGCGCCGCCGGCGATGGGGAGCGGCTTCGCCTCGCCGATCGCGGGTGTGCTGGCAGACGAGCGCTCACGCAGGATTCAAGACGCCCTGCTGGTGCTCCCGGATGCGCAGCGCACGGCCATCGAGCTGGCCTATTTCGAGGGGCTGTCACAGACGGAAATTGCCGAGCGGCTCAACGAGCCGTTGGGGACGGTCAAGACGCGCCTCCGCCTCGGGCTGCGCAAGATGCGCGACCTGGTCGCGGCGCTCGGGCCTGGGGGACACACGTGA
- a CDS encoding anti-sigma factor: MSDLSNDALMDLVEEYVLGMLDGAELAAFEARLGTDSALARRVDEMRATLADFALSTPTRLPSELKARVMAQAVRLPEAPPAVAETPVTPIRSPRPSRAPLWLGLGLAASLGVLAVQSRELNREREATAAAQALAAQTATTLAEREALLARLMDPGVELVTLASTGAAKPTVRVYLDRVRKSALLSIASLDTAPAGKVYQLWFIVDGVPMPSVTFQTDAQGRALIEQVTLPAGTVAASAVTMEPTGGSTTPTMPILFVGSVKSE, encoded by the coding sequence GTGAGCGACCTGTCGAATGACGCACTGATGGACCTGGTCGAGGAGTACGTCCTCGGCATGCTCGACGGTGCCGAGCTCGCTGCTTTCGAGGCACGCCTGGGGACGGACAGTGCGCTGGCCCGCCGAGTCGATGAGATGCGCGCGACCTTGGCCGACTTCGCGCTCAGCACGCCGACCCGCCTGCCGTCGGAGCTCAAGGCACGCGTCATGGCACAGGCGGTCCGGCTCCCCGAGGCGCCACCAGCGGTCGCGGAGACGCCCGTGACGCCGATCCGTTCCCCGCGGCCATCTCGCGCGCCGCTCTGGTTGGGCCTCGGCCTGGCGGCATCACTCGGCGTTCTCGCCGTCCAGTCGCGTGAGCTCAACCGCGAGCGTGAAGCCACTGCTGCGGCGCAGGCACTCGCCGCGCAGACGGCGACCACGCTGGCCGAGCGGGAGGCATTGTTGGCGCGGCTGATGGACCCGGGGGTGGAATTGGTGACACTCGCCTCGACGGGCGCTGCCAAGCCGACGGTGCGTGTCTATCTCGATCGCGTCCGAAAGAGTGCGCTGCTCTCGATTGCCTCGCTCGACACGGCGCCAGCGGGGAAGGTCTATCAACTCTGGTTCATCGTCGATGGCGTACCCATGCCGTCGGTGACCTTCCAGACGGATGCCCAGGGTCGCGCGTTGATCGAGCAGGTGACGCTGCCCGCGGGCACGGTGGCGGCGAGCGCGGTCACGATGGAGCCGACGGGCGGCTCGACCACGCCGACCATGCCGATCCTCTTTGTCGGATCGGTCAAGTCGGAGTGA
- a CDS encoding DUF1801 domain-containing protein, whose amino-acid sequence MAETKTKPTKVSVTAYINAIEDPERRKDCKTLVTMMTKVTTAKPKMWGPSIIGFGSYHYKYDSGHEGDSCVVGFASRAAAISVYIMGDFPDRTTLLGKLGKHKMAKACLYIRRLADVDLAVLEKLVAGSVKAMTTRYGKTG is encoded by the coding sequence ATGGCCGAGACAAAGACGAAACCGACGAAGGTCAGCGTGACCGCCTACATCAATGCCATCGAGGATCCCGAGCGCCGCAAGGACTGCAAGACCCTCGTGACGATGATGACCAAGGTGACCACAGCGAAGCCCAAGATGTGGGGGCCGAGCATCATCGGCTTCGGCAGCTACCACTACAAGTACGATAGCGGCCACGAGGGCGACTCCTGCGTCGTCGGCTTCGCGTCCAGGGCGGCGGCGATCAGCGTCTACATCATGGGCGACTTTCCCGACCGCACCACCCTCCTCGGCAAACTCGGCAAGCACAAGATGGCCAAGGCGTGCCTCTACATTCGCCGACTTGCCGACGTGGACCTCGCGGTCCTCGAGAAGCTGGTGGCCGGCTCAGTCAAAGCGATGACCACGCGCTACGGCAAGACCGGCTGA
- a CDS encoding PD40 domain-containing protein: protein MTSLVVPSRIGRIVRGPIPLLLAVFCLQSCSSSPGPTDPDDDEPSGDAVLTVTVVGNGRVISAVPVGSGYDATLGAIACSGTGTGCSATGGYTAPVIVKLMAEPGAGAQFTGWSAGCPASAGTATTELTVNAAASYSCTATFGVIAPAIAGAEFAWMSNRTGNYEIYRSRFDGGGLANLTNSPTNDMEPDWSPDGASIVFTSERDGNGEVYRMTGTGTGVTNLTNNPGETDNLASWSPNGTQIAYTASSSGGSLWKMAANGTGKVSVVLGVGYVDSDPEWSRDGLRFAFETNRTVLPVEGNQYDVWAVDATGAGEIGLTHQSPGTDQDPSWSPTRDEIVFVTTRHGVTNAEIYLMNADGSNLRRMTDHPGGDASPAWSPDGEYIIFTSNRSGNFEIHVMKRDGTGLTRITNDAATDNWPSWKP from the coding sequence GTGACCTCTCTCGTCGTTCCCTCCCGGATCGGGCGCATCGTCCGCGGTCCAATCCCGCTACTCCTCGCGGTCTTCTGTCTGCAATCCTGCAGTTCGTCGCCCGGCCCAACCGACCCGGATGACGACGAGCCAAGCGGCGACGCGGTGCTGACCGTCACGGTTGTGGGCAATGGCCGGGTGATCTCCGCGGTCCCTGTCGGCAGCGGCTACGACGCGACCCTCGGCGCGATCGCCTGCAGCGGAACGGGGACAGGGTGTTCCGCGACTGGGGGCTACACGGCGCCCGTGATCGTCAAACTGATGGCCGAGCCGGGGGCAGGGGCACAGTTCACGGGCTGGTCTGCGGGGTGTCCGGCCTCTGCTGGTACCGCCACGACCGAGCTCACGGTCAACGCCGCAGCCTCCTATTCCTGCACGGCGACTTTCGGCGTGATTGCGCCGGCGATTGCGGGGGCGGAGTTCGCCTGGATGTCGAATCGCACCGGCAACTACGAGATCTATCGATCGCGGTTCGACGGCGGCGGCTTGGCCAACCTGACGAATTCGCCGACCAATGACATGGAGCCGGATTGGTCGCCCGACGGGGCGTCGATCGTCTTCACCAGCGAGCGTGACGGCAACGGCGAGGTGTACCGGATGACCGGGACAGGGACGGGCGTCACCAATCTCACGAACAACCCCGGTGAGACCGACAATCTCGCGTCATGGTCACCCAACGGGACGCAGATCGCCTATACGGCCTCGAGCAGTGGCGGCTCCCTGTGGAAGATGGCCGCCAATGGTACCGGTAAAGTGTCGGTGGTCCTCGGCGTCGGCTATGTCGATTCCGATCCCGAGTGGTCGCGTGATGGGTTGCGCTTCGCCTTCGAGACGAATCGCACGGTTCTCCCGGTCGAGGGCAATCAGTATGACGTGTGGGCGGTGGACGCGACCGGCGCTGGCGAAATCGGATTGACACACCAGAGTCCGGGGACCGACCAGGACCCGTCGTGGTCACCGACGCGCGACGAGATTGTCTTCGTGACGACGCGCCACGGGGTGACCAACGCCGAGATTTACCTGATGAATGCCGATGGGTCGAACCTGCGCCGGATGACAGATCACCCGGGGGGCGACGCCTCGCCCGCGTGGTCTCCGGACGGCGAGTACATCATCTTCACCTCCAACCGCAGCGGCAATTTCGAAATTCACGTGATGAAGCGTGACGGCACCGGGTTGACGCGGATCACCAACGACGCGGCCACCGACAACTGGCCGAGCTGGAAGCCGTAG